One stretch of Microcebus murinus isolate Inina chromosome 12, M.murinus_Inina_mat1.0, whole genome shotgun sequence DNA includes these proteins:
- the ECM2 gene encoding extracellular matrix protein 2 isoform X1 translates to MKFEALFCFVLLVIFQIDFGQNEEASRKQRRKIYHRRLRKSSTSSKHRSNRQLGIPQTIVTPVARVPIVNFDYGMEEKFESFLNFPEEESSYNVLPGKKGHCLVKGITMYNKAVWSPEPCTTCLCSDGRVLCDETMCHPQTCPQTVIPEGECCPVCSDTVSYSLLSGITLNDRIEFSGDSSEQREPTNLLHKQLPPPQVEMDQVLRKEALRSEEDEEEIKEDTEHKKDPPGPRDRGRLHNEGHSQEGKRRQRPGEEERLAYQQRHKGREEEEEDEKEEEEEEEEGEEDEEMDPIRGDVFRAPSPFPVPAPPRCTLRLPSGCSMSYRTISCINVILTQIPPLTAPEITSLELIGNSIASIPDEAFNGFPNLERLDLSKNNITSSGIGPKAFKLLKKLMRLNMDGNNLTQIPSGLPSTLEELKINDNNLRAMDEESLSDLDQLVTLELEGNNLSEVNVNPLAFKPLKSLSYLRLGKNKFRIIPQGLPASIEELYLENNQIEEITEICFNHTRKINVIVLRYNKIEENRIAPLAWINQENLESIDLSYNKLYHVPSYLPKSLLHLVLIGNQIDRIPGYVFGHMKPGLEYLYLSSNKLSDDGVNCVSFYGAYHSLRELFLDHNDLKSIPPGIQEMKALHFLRLNNNKIRNILPEQICNTEEDGESTLEHLHLENNYIKTREIPSYAFSCIRSYSSIVLKPQNIK, encoded by the exons ATGAAGTTtgaagctttgttttgttttgttctgcttgTCATTTTTCAAATTGACTTTGGGCAAAATGAAGAAGCTTCTAGGAAGCAAAGGAGGAAGATATATCACAGAAGATTGAGGAAAAGTTCAACTTCATCCAAGCATAGATCAAACAGACAGCTTGGAATTCCCCAAACAATTGTGACACCAGTAGCAAGAGTTCCCATTGTTAACTTTGATTATGGCATGGAGGAAAAGTttgaatcttttttaaattttcctgaagAAGAATCAAGCTACAATGTGTTACCAG gaaagaAGGGACACTGCTTGGTAAAGGGCATAACCATGTACAACAAAGCCGTATGGTCTCCTGAGCCCTGTACTACCTGCCTCTGCTCAGATGGAAGAGTGCTTTGTGATGAAACCATGTGCCACCCCCAGACATGCCCGCAAACAGTCATACCAGAAGGAGAATGCTGCCCAGTCTGCTCTGACACTG TCTCCTATTCTCTACTCAGTGGTATAACATTAAATGACAGAATTGAATTTTCTGGTGATTCTTCAGAACAAAGAGAACCTACCAATTTACTTCACAAGCAGCTGCCACCTCCTCAGGTGGAAATGGACCAAGTATTAAGAAAAGAAGCACTTCGATCtgaggaggatgaagaagaaattaaagaagatacagaGCATAAGAAAGATCCCCCTGGACCTAGAGATCGGGGGAGACTTCACAATGAAGGGCATAgccaagaaggaaagagaaggcagaggcctggagaggaggagaggctggCGTATCAACAACGACacaaaggaagggaggaggaagaggaggatgagaaggaagaagaagaggaggaggaggaaggagaggaggatgaggagatGGACCCTATAAGAGGAGATGTGTTTCGAGCGCCCTCTCCATTCCCAGTTCCTGCTCCTCCCAGGTGCACACTTCGCCTGCCAAGTGGCTGCTCTATGTCCTATAGGACCATCAGCTGCATCAACGTCATCCTCACCCAGATACCACCGCTGACAGCTCCAGAGATAACAAGTCTGGAGCTCATTG GAAATTCCATCGCCTCCATCCCGGATGAAGCATTTAATGGATTTCCGAATTTGGAAAGGCTTGATCTGAGCAAAAATAATATCACTTCTTCAGGCATAGGTCCAAAAGCATTCAAG CTTCTGAAGAAGTTAATGCGTCTGAATATGGATGGAAATAATTTGACACAGATTCCATCAGGATTACCATCTACATTAGAAGAACTTAAAATCAATGATAACAATCTTCGGGCTATGGATGAAGAAAGTTTATCAG acttAGATCAGTTGGTCACCTTAGAATTGGAAGGAAACAATCTCAGTGAAGTCAACGTCAATCCTTTAGCTTTCAAACCTTTGAAGAGCCTATCCTACTTGCgtctgggaaaaaataaatttagaattatacCACAGGGTCTTCCTGCTTCTATTGAG gaattatacctagaaaataaccaaattgaagaaataactgaaatttgTTTTAATCATACCAGAAAGATCAATGTCATTGTACTACGttataataaaattgaagaaaataggATTGCTCCTTTAGCCTGGATAAATCAAGA AAATCTAGAATCCATCGACCTCTCCTACAATAAGCTGTATCATGTCCCCTCCTATCTACCCAAGTCCTTACTGCATCTCGTGCTCATCGGAAACCAGATTGATCGGATCCCTGGCTATGTGTTTGGCCATATGAAGCCAGGCCTGGAATACCTGTACCTTTCATCTAACAAACTCAGTGATGATGGTGTTAACTGTGTCTCATTCTATGGGGCATATCATTCTCTGAGAGAATTATTTCTGGATCACAATGACTTAAAATCTATACCACCTGGAATACAAGAAATGAAAGCACTACATTTTCTGAGGCTGAACAACAACAAGATACG GAATATTCTTCCAGAACAAATTTGTAACACTGAAGAGGATGGTGAGTCAACTTTGGAGCATCTTCATCTtgaaaacaattatattaaaaCTAGAGAAATACCATCCTACGCATTTTCATGCATAAGATCATATTCAAGTATTGTTCTTAAACCACAAAACATCAAGTAA
- the ECM2 gene encoding extracellular matrix protein 2 isoform X2, whose product MKFEALFCFVLLVIFQIDFGQNEEASRKQRRKIYHRRLRKSSTSSKHRSNRQLGIPQTIVTPVARVPIVNFDYGMEEKFESFLNFPEEESSYNVLPGKKGHCLVKGITMYNKAVWSPEPCTTCLCSDGRVLCDETMCHPQTCPQTVIPEGECCPVCSDTEQREPTNLLHKQLPPPQVEMDQVLRKEALRSEEDEEEIKEDTEHKKDPPGPRDRGRLHNEGHSQEGKRRQRPGEEERLAYQQRHKGREEEEEDEKEEEEEEEEGEEDEEMDPIRGDVFRAPSPFPVPAPPRCTLRLPSGCSMSYRTISCINVILTQIPPLTAPEITSLELIGNSIASIPDEAFNGFPNLERLDLSKNNITSSGIGPKAFKLLKKLMRLNMDGNNLTQIPSGLPSTLEELKINDNNLRAMDEESLSDLDQLVTLELEGNNLSEVNVNPLAFKPLKSLSYLRLGKNKFRIIPQGLPASIEELYLENNQIEEITEICFNHTRKINVIVLRYNKIEENRIAPLAWINQENLESIDLSYNKLYHVPSYLPKSLLHLVLIGNQIDRIPGYVFGHMKPGLEYLYLSSNKLSDDGVNCVSFYGAYHSLRELFLDHNDLKSIPPGIQEMKALHFLRLNNNKIRNILPEQICNTEEDGESTLEHLHLENNYIKTREIPSYAFSCIRSYSSIVLKPQNIK is encoded by the exons ATGAAGTTtgaagctttgttttgttttgttctgcttgTCATTTTTCAAATTGACTTTGGGCAAAATGAAGAAGCTTCTAGGAAGCAAAGGAGGAAGATATATCACAGAAGATTGAGGAAAAGTTCAACTTCATCCAAGCATAGATCAAACAGACAGCTTGGAATTCCCCAAACAATTGTGACACCAGTAGCAAGAGTTCCCATTGTTAACTTTGATTATGGCATGGAGGAAAAGTttgaatcttttttaaattttcctgaagAAGAATCAAGCTACAATGTGTTACCAG gaaagaAGGGACACTGCTTGGTAAAGGGCATAACCATGTACAACAAAGCCGTATGGTCTCCTGAGCCCTGTACTACCTGCCTCTGCTCAGATGGAAGAGTGCTTTGTGATGAAACCATGTGCCACCCCCAGACATGCCCGCAAACAGTCATACCAGAAGGAGAATGCTGCCCAGTCTGCTCTGACACTG AACAAAGAGAACCTACCAATTTACTTCACAAGCAGCTGCCACCTCCTCAGGTGGAAATGGACCAAGTATTAAGAAAAGAAGCACTTCGATCtgaggaggatgaagaagaaattaaagaagatacagaGCATAAGAAAGATCCCCCTGGACCTAGAGATCGGGGGAGACTTCACAATGAAGGGCATAgccaagaaggaaagagaaggcagaggcctggagaggaggagaggctggCGTATCAACAACGACacaaaggaagggaggaggaagaggaggatgagaaggaagaagaagaggaggaggaggaaggagaggaggatgaggagatGGACCCTATAAGAGGAGATGTGTTTCGAGCGCCCTCTCCATTCCCAGTTCCTGCTCCTCCCAGGTGCACACTTCGCCTGCCAAGTGGCTGCTCTATGTCCTATAGGACCATCAGCTGCATCAACGTCATCCTCACCCAGATACCACCGCTGACAGCTCCAGAGATAACAAGTCTGGAGCTCATTG GAAATTCCATCGCCTCCATCCCGGATGAAGCATTTAATGGATTTCCGAATTTGGAAAGGCTTGATCTGAGCAAAAATAATATCACTTCTTCAGGCATAGGTCCAAAAGCATTCAAG CTTCTGAAGAAGTTAATGCGTCTGAATATGGATGGAAATAATTTGACACAGATTCCATCAGGATTACCATCTACATTAGAAGAACTTAAAATCAATGATAACAATCTTCGGGCTATGGATGAAGAAAGTTTATCAG acttAGATCAGTTGGTCACCTTAGAATTGGAAGGAAACAATCTCAGTGAAGTCAACGTCAATCCTTTAGCTTTCAAACCTTTGAAGAGCCTATCCTACTTGCgtctgggaaaaaataaatttagaattatacCACAGGGTCTTCCTGCTTCTATTGAG gaattatacctagaaaataaccaaattgaagaaataactgaaatttgTTTTAATCATACCAGAAAGATCAATGTCATTGTACTACGttataataaaattgaagaaaataggATTGCTCCTTTAGCCTGGATAAATCAAGA AAATCTAGAATCCATCGACCTCTCCTACAATAAGCTGTATCATGTCCCCTCCTATCTACCCAAGTCCTTACTGCATCTCGTGCTCATCGGAAACCAGATTGATCGGATCCCTGGCTATGTGTTTGGCCATATGAAGCCAGGCCTGGAATACCTGTACCTTTCATCTAACAAACTCAGTGATGATGGTGTTAACTGTGTCTCATTCTATGGGGCATATCATTCTCTGAGAGAATTATTTCTGGATCACAATGACTTAAAATCTATACCACCTGGAATACAAGAAATGAAAGCACTACATTTTCTGAGGCTGAACAACAACAAGATACG GAATATTCTTCCAGAACAAATTTGTAACACTGAAGAGGATGGTGAGTCAACTTTGGAGCATCTTCATCTtgaaaacaattatattaaaaCTAGAGAAATACCATCCTACGCATTTTCATGCATAAGATCATATTCAAGTATTGTTCTTAAACCACAAAACATCAAGTAA